The following are encoded in a window of Cystobacter ferrugineus genomic DNA:
- a CDS encoding SPFH domain-containing protein, translating into MGFFDTIKGESQRNFIARADEAKGEIVYKYPEKNVRMLTQLTVDADEVALFVKDGKVEGKLGPGRHQLDTKNIPFIGRLIEGFTGGNLFIAEIFFVSTREFTGLKFGGPIGDVRDPETGLGIGTMVYGDFSIRVTEPEKLVVGLVGMGRTNNAEFVSWFKSQVLKVTRDRIAELLVKKRWPLLDVTSGAYTEEIETEVIAGLKPHVDTYGLTVVRMGNFHVSIKEEDEATLKKLSKDVAYSRLAGGFQQYAQGQAMLGASEGMAKGGGGSDGALQGMGMGMGFGMAQMFANNQNQQQPQFQQPQQPPPAAAPPADTRSPAQRLKEIKELKDAGVLSDEEYNAKRAELMKLL; encoded by the coding sequence ATGGGATTCTTCGATACGATCAAGGGCGAGTCGCAGCGCAATTTCATCGCGCGGGCTGACGAGGCGAAGGGCGAGATTGTCTACAAGTATCCGGAGAAGAACGTCCGGATGCTCACCCAGCTCACCGTCGATGCGGACGAGGTCGCCCTCTTCGTGAAGGACGGCAAGGTGGAGGGGAAGCTGGGGCCGGGCCGGCACCAGCTCGACACCAAGAACATTCCGTTCATTGGCCGCCTGATCGAGGGCTTCACCGGCGGCAACCTGTTCATCGCGGAGATCTTCTTCGTCTCCACGCGCGAGTTCACGGGCCTGAAGTTCGGCGGCCCCATCGGTGACGTGCGCGATCCGGAGACGGGGCTGGGCATCGGGACGATGGTGTACGGCGACTTCTCCATCCGGGTGACGGAGCCGGAGAAGCTCGTGGTGGGCCTGGTGGGCATGGGCCGCACCAACAACGCGGAGTTCGTGAGCTGGTTCAAGAGCCAGGTGCTCAAGGTGACGCGCGATCGCATCGCCGAGCTGCTGGTGAAGAAGCGCTGGCCGCTGCTGGACGTGACGAGCGGCGCGTACACCGAGGAGATCGAGACCGAGGTCATCGCCGGGCTCAAGCCGCATGTGGACACCTACGGCCTCACCGTGGTGCGCATGGGCAACTTCCACGTCAGCATCAAGGAAGAGGACGAGGCGACGCTCAAGAAGCTGTCCAAGGACGTGGCCTACTCGCGTCTGGCCGGTGGTTTCCAGCAGTACGCCCAGGGCCAGGCGATGCTCGGCGCGTCCGAGGGCATGGCCAAGGGCGGTGGCGGTTCGGACGGCGCGCTGCAGGGCATGGGCATGGGCATGGGCTTCGGCATGGCCCAGATGTTCGCCAACAACCAGAACCAGCAGCAGCCCCAGTTCCAGCAGCCCCAGCAGCCTCCTCCCGCCGCGGCCCCTCCGGCCGACACGCGCAGCCCGGCGCAGCGGCTCAAGGAGATCAAGGAGCTCAAGGACGCGGGCGTGCTCTCCGATGAGGAGTACAACGCCAAGCGCGCCGAGCTGATGAAGCTGCTGTAG
- a CDS encoding ABC transporter permease subunit — MSFHPRRALAVFWKDFLDLRKNPSLLLAMAALPLVLVVVPVVVVWTYTRNPDDSNLRVVALFYDPTLPLNANAGRFLVERTLLDWFGMFLVMPVFVPILVSSQSVAGERERRTLEPLLASPVTAMELVAGKSLASLVPAVLISWVAFLLLCIGVDVVGWPLGQGLLMPNALWTFGVLVLAPLFAFFGNGVAVLISARVAEARTAQQLSALVVLPLVGLVAGQVAGVLNAGPVYYAVQGAVVLLLDVALLWASVRLLDRERLLSRWG; from the coding sequence ATGAGCTTCCATCCCCGGCGCGCGCTGGCCGTCTTCTGGAAGGACTTCCTGGATCTGCGCAAGAACCCGTCGCTGCTGCTCGCCATGGCGGCGCTGCCGCTGGTGCTCGTGGTGGTGCCCGTGGTGGTCGTCTGGACGTACACGCGCAACCCCGACGACAGCAACCTGCGCGTCGTCGCGCTCTTCTACGATCCCACCCTGCCGCTCAACGCCAACGCGGGACGCTTCCTGGTGGAGCGCACCCTGCTCGACTGGTTCGGCATGTTCCTGGTGATGCCCGTCTTCGTCCCCATCCTCGTCTCCTCGCAGAGCGTCGCGGGGGAGCGCGAGCGGCGCACGCTGGAGCCGCTGCTCGCCTCGCCCGTGACGGCGATGGAGCTGGTGGCGGGCAAGAGCCTCGCGTCGCTGGTGCCGGCGGTGCTCATCTCCTGGGTGGCCTTCCTCCTGCTGTGCATCGGCGTGGACGTGGTGGGCTGGCCCCTGGGCCAGGGGCTGCTGATGCCCAACGCCCTGTGGACCTTCGGGGTGCTCGTGCTGGCGCCGCTGTTCGCCTTCTTCGGCAACGGCGTGGCGGTGCTCATCTCCGCGCGCGTGGCCGAGGCTCGCACCGCCCAGCAGCTCTCCGCGCTCGTGGTGCTGCCCCTGGTGGGTCTCGTGGCGGGACAGGTGGCCGGGGTCCTCAACGCCGGCCCCGTCTATTACGCGGTGCAGGGGGCCGTCGTGCTCCTGCTGGACGTGGCCCTGCTGTGGGCCAGTGTCCGCCTGCTCGACCGCGAGCGGCTCCTCAGCCGCTGGGGCTGA
- a CDS encoding ABC transporter ATP-binding protein has translation MSGISVQGLAKRFGSRTAVQGLSFDVRPGEVFGLLGPNGAGKTTTVRMLTGLLQPSEGEAHVWGHSVRTQGEALRRTVGLLTEQPGLYERLSARDNLRFFMKLHELDERQAWPRAQAWLERFGLGGRENEPCGSFSKGMRQKLAIVRTLVHEPQVIFLDEPTSGLDPESARTVRDAVAELAAEGRTLVLCSHNLAEVERLCTRVAVVKGRLLALAPLSELRRTGSALEVSVEGEASRFVPALAALPFAPSSLAEGGRLRVMLADESQAPDVVACLVGAGARVRSALPAQRPLEEVYLELIREGREEGRGAP, from the coding sequence TTGAGTGGCATCTCCGTTCAGGGCCTCGCCAAGCGCTTTGGCTCCCGCACCGCGGTGCAGGGGCTGTCCTTCGACGTCCGCCCGGGTGAGGTGTTCGGCCTGCTCGGGCCCAATGGCGCGGGGAAGACGACCACGGTGCGCATGCTCACCGGGCTGCTCCAGCCCTCGGAAGGCGAGGCGCATGTCTGGGGCCACTCGGTGCGCACCCAGGGGGAGGCCCTGCGCCGCACGGTGGGTCTGCTCACCGAACAACCCGGCCTCTACGAGCGGCTCAGCGCGCGTGACAACCTGCGCTTCTTCATGAAGCTGCACGAGCTGGACGAGCGCCAGGCGTGGCCCCGGGCCCAGGCGTGGCTCGAGCGCTTCGGTCTCGGAGGGCGCGAGAACGAGCCCTGTGGGAGCTTCTCCAAGGGCATGCGGCAGAAGCTCGCCATCGTGCGCACGCTGGTGCACGAGCCCCAGGTCATCTTCCTCGACGAGCCCACGAGCGGTCTGGATCCCGAGTCCGCGCGCACCGTGCGCGACGCCGTGGCGGAGCTGGCGGCGGAGGGGCGCACGCTCGTGCTGTGCTCGCACAACCTGGCCGAGGTGGAGCGGTTGTGCACGCGCGTGGCGGTGGTGAAGGGGCGGCTGCTCGCGCTCGCTCCGCTCAGTGAGCTGCGGCGCACGGGCAGCGCGCTGGAGGTGTCCGTGGAGGGCGAGGCCTCGCGATTCGTTCCGGCGCTGGCCGCGCTGCCCTTCGCCCCGTCCTCGCTCGCCGAGGGCGGACGGCTGCGGGTGATGCTCGCGGACGAGTCCCAGGCGCCGGATGTGGTGGCGTGCCTGGTGGGGGCGGGCGCCCGGGTTCGCAGCGCGCTTCCCGCCCAGCGCCCGCTCGAGGAGGTCTATCTGGAACTCATCCGTGAAGGACGGGAAGAAGGACGAGGCGCCCCATGA
- a CDS encoding ArnT family glycosyltransferase has protein sequence MASNGAQQEPQSLTEAVLGKGIHQEPWVRRWMALEPSWRVALATAVFAALLFVPYLGAVGLWDPWETHYGEVGREMVQRRDYVFPYWENAWFFSKPPLTMWMQALGMQVVGSLRTEGALDLYTEWGMRLPFALLSITAVALLSLAVARVVSLRAGLATGFIVATMPLYFLLTRQTVTDTPFVTTLVCAMACALIGQLDDKTRHRAAWWYAFYVFAGLSTLAKGLLGVGLPAVILVLYALFAVIPYDAASLNAHLRWLLERGFRAEVRAGQRPMPVLWAQMYKMKLGTGILVFCAVAVPWYLVLCLFDGVDDEGKLFWYRFFIHDHLNRLSAGVHTTTPGGTFVYFIEQGGFAIFPWVALVPGAFAVVSRLRPRSRDKREHLALIAMLWVAFSFTLLASSATKFHHYVFPVLPGLGILLALFVDRLWEEGIAEHSVSLVFGFVLFLLVGHDLANHPKDFTDLFVYNYDRPYPMELVTKPIAMFASRPLWVGDLLTLVLLAVGAYLGLGVLPPKSGASPTARATAWLCLALGVAFLVPMATRGSVPATPMVGAALLLVGAWVGWRAWRAGAESRAGLWCFGVLLLLVGGGALARGVTAPASADGLLKSLSEPVNVKMALGFTFTVAGGLAVVACLLRARVMLYGTFWALAAGFALWFNWGHWVDLSHHWTQRDLFWRYYAQRKAGEPIAAYLMNWRGETFYSRNTVKQIRETPKLRPFVEQPGREWALVEHNRLGILRQNAGTDKVVTVVDRDINNKFILVTID, from the coding sequence GTGGCGAGCAACGGAGCGCAGCAGGAGCCCCAATCCCTCACCGAGGCCGTCCTCGGCAAGGGCATTCACCAGGAGCCGTGGGTCCGCCGATGGATGGCGCTGGAGCCCTCGTGGCGCGTGGCCCTGGCGACGGCCGTCTTCGCGGCCTTGCTCTTCGTGCCCTACCTGGGCGCGGTGGGCCTGTGGGATCCCTGGGAGACGCACTACGGCGAGGTGGGCCGCGAGATGGTGCAGCGGCGCGACTACGTGTTCCCCTACTGGGAGAACGCGTGGTTCTTCTCCAAGCCGCCGCTGACCATGTGGATGCAGGCGCTGGGCATGCAGGTGGTGGGGTCGCTGCGTACCGAGGGGGCGCTGGACCTCTACACGGAGTGGGGCATGCGGCTGCCCTTCGCGCTGTTGAGCATCACCGCGGTGGCGCTGCTGTCGCTGGCGGTGGCGCGGGTGGTGAGCCTGCGCGCGGGGCTGGCCACCGGGTTCATCGTGGCCACCATGCCGCTCTACTTCCTGCTCACGCGGCAGACGGTGACGGACACGCCCTTCGTCACCACGCTCGTGTGCGCGATGGCGTGCGCGCTCATCGGCCAGCTCGACGACAAGACGCGGCACCGTGCCGCGTGGTGGTACGCCTTCTATGTGTTCGCGGGTCTGTCCACCCTGGCCAAGGGTCTGTTGGGCGTGGGCCTGCCGGCCGTCATCCTCGTGCTCTACGCGCTCTTCGCCGTCATTCCCTATGACGCCGCGAGCCTCAACGCGCACCTGCGCTGGCTGCTGGAGCGGGGGTTCCGCGCCGAGGTGCGCGCCGGACAGCGCCCCATGCCGGTGTTGTGGGCGCAGATGTACAAGATGAAGCTGGGCACGGGCATCCTCGTGTTCTGCGCGGTGGCGGTGCCCTGGTACCTCGTGCTGTGCCTCTTCGATGGCGTGGACGACGAGGGCAAGCTCTTCTGGTACCGCTTCTTCATCCACGATCACCTCAACCGGCTGAGCGCGGGCGTGCACACCACCACGCCGGGCGGCACCTTCGTCTACTTCATCGAGCAGGGCGGCTTCGCCATCTTCCCCTGGGTGGCCCTGGTGCCGGGGGCCTTCGCGGTGGTGTCGCGGCTGCGCCCGCGCTCGCGGGACAAGAGGGAGCATCTGGCGCTCATCGCCATGTTGTGGGTGGCCTTCTCCTTCACCCTGCTGGCCTCCTCGGCCACCAAGTTCCACCACTACGTCTTCCCGGTGCTGCCGGGCCTCGGCATCCTGCTCGCCCTCTTCGTGGACCGGCTGTGGGAGGAGGGCATCGCCGAGCACTCCGTGAGCCTCGTCTTCGGGTTCGTCCTCTTCCTGCTCGTGGGCCATGACCTGGCCAACCACCCGAAGGACTTCACCGACCTCTTCGTCTACAACTACGACCGGCCCTACCCGATGGAGCTCGTCACCAAGCCCATCGCCATGTTCGCCTCGCGCCCGCTCTGGGTGGGGGACCTGCTGACGCTGGTGCTGCTGGCCGTGGGCGCCTACCTCGGGCTGGGGGTGCTTCCCCCGAAGTCGGGCGCCTCGCCGACCGCGCGCGCCACGGCGTGGCTGTGCCTCGCGTTGGGCGTGGCCTTCCTCGTGCCCATGGCCACGCGCGGCTCGGTGCCCGCCACCCCCATGGTGGGCGCGGCCCTGCTCCTCGTGGGCGCCTGGGTGGGCTGGCGGGCGTGGCGGGCCGGGGCGGAGTCGCGCGCGGGGCTGTGGTGCTTCGGCGTGCTCCTGCTGCTGGTGGGCGGTGGCGCCCTCGCGCGGGGGGTGACGGCCCCGGCGTCCGCGGACGGGCTGCTCAAGTCCCTGTCCGAGCCCGTCAACGTGAAGATGGCCCTGGGCTTCACCTTCACGGTGGCCGGAGGCCTGGCGGTGGTGGCCTGCCTGCTGCGCGCGCGGGTGATGCTGTACGGCACCTTCTGGGCGCTCGCGGCCGGCTTCGCCCTCTGGTTCAACTGGGGGCACTGGGTGGACCTGTCCCACCACTGGACCCAGCGCGATCTGTTCTGGCGCTACTACGCCCAGCGCAAGGCGGGTGAGCCCATCGCCGCCTACCTGATGAACTGGCGCGGGGAGACGTTCTACTCGCGCAACACGGTGAAGCAGATCCGCGAGACGCCCAAGCTCCGGCCCTTCGTGGAGCAGCCCGGCCGCGAGTGGGCACTCGTGGAGCACAACCGGCTGGGCATCCTTCGTCAGAACGCGGGCACCGACAAGGTGGTGACGGTCGTGGACCGCGACATCAACAACAAGTTCATCCTGGTGACCATCGATTGA
- a CDS encoding FHA domain-containing protein, with translation MRDEITIGRQEGNTIRLTERNVSRRHARLRRQNGHVVVEDLGSYNGVRINGERIQGPAQVEDGDLIQIGDYDLAVQREVPQPVAPTIRVPASALQAAIAQAESAAAAAAAAQGAASEEDEEDSDDSAEDTPANAAEENTTVLPGKQRRQSTAVIRLDQVEMNRPRRLESVEPEIAPRLIVVSPEFKGQEFACIRTEMRVGRTEDNDIAIDHRSLSRLHAKIVREDTGEWRIIDMQSANGMSVNGEIYAQASLSHGDIVELGHVKLRFVGPGESASGLVNDAAAKGSKKGLVLGLTGLVLLGAAGGAAWFLFGQTPSSPPAPVAAAEPPAQEAPPTQANTAPPPVEPATDTTPPPTQAAATAEQKLQPAQDAIKARDFDKAVALLEAMGGAGQRPAQAEELLKQARAEQEAKKNLEQARKAFEAGNLQDAQKGLTAAGSTVAFATERTRLKEKVDTALAKEATRPAAGTAPRQDPVADAKKLLEDGKGLLRQQQYQEAEAVFRKCIAADPTNAPCQMMMGTTQARMGHFDKGAQFYREFLRLAPNDANAPKVKKLVDDYEKSLKTGGGK, from the coding sequence ATGCGCGACGAGATCACGATCGGTCGCCAGGAGGGGAACACCATCCGCCTGACCGAACGGAACGTGTCTCGCCGACACGCCCGCCTGCGGCGCCAGAACGGGCACGTGGTGGTGGAAGATCTGGGCAGCTACAATGGTGTGCGCATCAATGGCGAGCGCATCCAGGGGCCCGCCCAGGTCGAGGATGGAGATCTGATCCAGATCGGCGACTACGATCTGGCCGTCCAGCGCGAGGTGCCGCAGCCCGTCGCGCCCACCATCCGAGTCCCCGCCTCGGCCCTGCAGGCGGCGATCGCCCAGGCCGAAAGCGCCGCCGCCGCCGCGGCCGCCGCCCAAGGCGCGGCCAGCGAGGAGGACGAGGAGGATTCGGACGACAGCGCCGAGGACACGCCCGCCAATGCCGCCGAGGAGAACACCACGGTGCTGCCCGGCAAGCAGCGCCGCCAGTCCACCGCGGTCATCCGCCTGGATCAGGTGGAGATGAACCGGCCCCGCCGGCTCGAGTCCGTGGAGCCCGAGATCGCGCCGCGCCTGATCGTGGTGAGCCCCGAGTTCAAGGGCCAGGAGTTCGCCTGCATCCGCACCGAGATGCGGGTCGGCCGCACCGAGGACAACGACATCGCGATCGACCACCGGTCGCTCTCGCGGCTGCACGCCAAGATCGTCCGCGAGGACACCGGCGAGTGGCGCATCATCGACATGCAGTCGGCCAACGGCATGAGCGTCAACGGGGAGATCTACGCGCAGGCCTCCCTGTCGCACGGAGACATCGTCGAGCTCGGCCATGTGAAGCTGCGCTTCGTCGGCCCCGGGGAGAGCGCCTCGGGGCTGGTGAACGACGCGGCGGCGAAGGGCTCGAAGAAGGGGCTCGTGCTGGGACTGACCGGTCTCGTCCTGCTGGGCGCGGCCGGAGGCGCCGCCTGGTTCCTCTTCGGTCAGACCCCCTCCAGCCCGCCGGCCCCCGTCGCGGCGGCGGAGCCACCCGCCCAGGAGGCTCCGCCCACCCAGGCCAACACCGCCCCGCCTCCCGTGGAGCCCGCGACCGACACGACCCCGCCGCCCACCCAGGCCGCGGCGACGGCCGAGCAGAAGCTCCAGCCCGCCCAGGACGCCATCAAGGCGCGCGACTTCGACAAGGCCGTGGCCCTGCTCGAGGCCATGGGCGGCGCCGGACAGCGGCCCGCCCAGGCCGAGGAGTTGCTGAAGCAGGCCCGGGCGGAACAGGAAGCGAAGAAGAACCTGGAGCAGGCACGCAAGGCCTTCGAGGCGGGCAATCTGCAGGACGCCCAGAAGGGCCTCACGGCCGCCGGCAGCACGGTCGCCTTCGCCACCGAGCGCACCCGGCTCAAGGAGAAGGTGGACACGGCGCTCGCCAAGGAGGCCACCCGGCCCGCGGCCGGCACGGCGCCGCGGCAGGACCCGGTGGCCGACGCCAAGAAGCTGCTCGAGGACGGCAAGGGCCTGCTGCGTCAACAGCAGTACCAGGAAGCCGAGGCCGTGTTCCGCAAGTGCATCGCGGCCGATCCCACCAACGCGCCGTGCCAGATGATGATGGGCACCACGCAGGCGAGGATGGGCCACTTCGACAAGGGCGCTCAGTTCTACCGGGAGTTCTTGAGGCTCGCGCCGAATGATGCCAATGCGCCCAAGGTCAAGAAGCTGGTCGATGATTACGAGAAGAGTTTGAAAACAGGGGGCGGCAAGTAG